One Brassica napus cultivar Da-Ae chromosome C2, Da-Ae, whole genome shotgun sequence DNA window includes the following coding sequences:
- the LOC106431180 gene encoding L-ascorbate oxidase homolog has protein sequence MARGKATSLLHILLLGSLLISLVSVKGESPYKFYTWTVTYGIISPLGVPQQVILINGQFPGPKLEVVTNDNIILNLINKLDQPFLLTWNGIKQRKNSWQDGVLGTNCPIPPNSNFTYKFQTKDQIGTYNYFPSTAFHKAAGGFGAINVYARPRIPIPYPLPVSDFTLLIGDWFKTNHKTLQQRLDSGGVLPFPDGMLINGQTQTSFTGDQGKTYMLRISNVGLSSTFNFRIQGHKMKVVEVEGSHVIQNDYESLDVHVGQSLSLLVTLNQPPKDYYIVASTRFLRRKLNFTGLLRYSNSRVPASGAPPPLPPGELIWSMRQARTFRWNLTANAARPNPQGSFHYGKIKPTKSFVFSNSAPLINGKQRYAVNGVSYVNSETPVKLADHFNIAGVFSTNAIQSFPSNSRVTVATSVVQASLHDFLEIVFQNNEKSVQSWHLDGYDFWVVGFGSGQWTPAKRRLYNLADALTRHTTQVYPNAWTTILVSLDNQGMWSMRSARWDRQYLGQQFYLKVWDPVKSLANEYNPPDNLLRCGKAVGRHL, from the exons ATGGCAAGAGGGAAAGCAACATCTTTGCTTCATATTCTCCTTCTTGGATCTTTGTTGATCAGTTTGGTGTCAGTGAAAGGAGAAAGCCCTTACAAGTTTTACACTTGGACAGTGACTTATGGCATTATCTCTCCTCTTGGTGTCCCTCAACAG gtgATTCTGATCAATGGTCAGTTTCCTGGTCCAAAGCTTGAAGTTGTGACTAATGACAACATCATCCTCAATCTCATCAACAAACTTGACCAACCTTTCCTCTTGACCTG GAATGGAATAAAGCAGAGGAAGAACTCATGGCAAGATGGTGTACTGGGAACAAACTGTCCAATCCCACCGAACTCAAACTTCACTTACAAGTTCCAAACCAAAGATCAGATCGGAACTTACAACTACTTCCCTTCCACAGCCTTTCACAAAGCGGCCGGTGGATTCGGAGCTATCAACGTCTATGCAAGGCCTAGGATCCCAATCCCTTACCCTCTCCCAGTCTCAGACTTCACTCTACTCATCGGTGATTGGTTTAAAACCAACCACAAAACGCTCCAACAGCGTTTGGACTCTGGTGGGGTCCTTCCATTTCCAGACGGTATGCTCATAAACGGACAAACCCAAACTTCATTCACAGGCGACCAAG GGAAGACTTACATGTTGAGAATCTCCAATGTTGGGTTATCGAGCACTTTCAATTTCAGAATCCAAGGACATAAGATGAAAGTAGTCGAAGTCGAAGGCTCTCACGTGATTCAAAACGATTATGAGTCTCTTGACGTTCACGTTGGccagtctctctctcttcttgtgACCTTAAACCAACCTCCTAAAGATTATTACATCGTTGCAAGCACCCGGTTCCTGAGAAGGAAGCTTAACTTTACTGGTCTGTTGCGCTATTCAAACTCCCGAGTCCCAGCTTCTGgtgctcctcctcctcttcctcctggAGAGCTTATTTGGTCCATGAGACAAGCCAGAACATTCAGGTGGAACTTAACGGCTAATGCAGCTAGGCCAAACCCTCAAGGATCATTCCACTATGGGAAAATCAAACCGACCAAGTCGTTTGTTTTCTCGAACTCAGCTCCTTTGATCAACGGGAAGCAACGCTATGCGGTCAACGGAGTCTCTTATGTGAACTCAGAGACGCCTGTGAAACTCGCTGACCACTTCAACATCGCAGGAGTGTTCAGCACGAATGCTATTCAGAGCTTCCCCTCTAACTCGCGTGTGACTGTTGCGACGTCGGTTGTTCAAGCATCTCTCCATGATTTTCTTGAAATTGTGTTTCAGAACAATGAGAAGTCAGTGCAGTCTTGGCACCTTGACGGTTATGACTTTTGGGTCGTTGG ATTTGGTTCTGGACAATGGACTCCTGCCAAGAGAAGACTTTACAATCTTGCTGATGCTCTTACAAGACACACAACTCAG GTGTACCCAAACGCTTGGACAACAATATTGGTGTCTTTGGACAATCAAGGGATGTGGAGTATGAGATCAGCTAGATGGGACAGACAATATCTGGGACAACAGTTTTATCTAAAAGTGTGGGATCCAGTGAAGAGTCTTGCCAATGAGTACAATCCTCCAGATAATCTTCTTCGCTGTGGCAAAGCTGTTGGAAGACACCTTTAG